One stretch of Alcaligenes faecalis DNA includes these proteins:
- a CDS encoding urate hydroxylase PuuD gives MYAYLLEYGNLLLRWLHVIAAVAWIGESIYFVMLDNGLKPPKGEESKKRGVFGEMWAVHGGGFYHNQKYLTNPAELPDDLHWSFWKSYTTWLSGFFLFALLYLTKPEFYLVNPNSPWEWAAQMTGTQANIMAIAFLVLGWVVYNGLCRLISPNMNRDGLLSVAVAIMMVAVAYLSAHIFSGRAAFLLTGAVMATSMSANVFFWIIPGQRRMVKALKAGQAPNPLDGKRGKQRSVHNTYFTLPVLLLMLSNHYSFTYNNPNAWIIMVLFIFAGALIRQYFVLMHAGIKKPAYPAAGVVLLLIVGYLAAPASLKGEVASAPEAANGAETVSVARIQEIMDARCVQCHAVKPNADFGFTAAPAGMLLDTIDNTVLHADQVKTVVHSKYMPLGNMTQMTDEERAAIAAWSGTRD, from the coding sequence ATGTACGCTTACCTACTTGAGTACGGCAACCTGCTGTTGCGCTGGTTGCACGTGATTGCGGCCGTCGCCTGGATCGGCGAGTCCATCTACTTTGTGATGCTGGACAACGGCCTGAAACCGCCTAAAGGCGAAGAAAGCAAGAAACGCGGTGTGTTTGGCGAGATGTGGGCTGTCCACGGCGGCGGCTTCTATCACAACCAGAAATACCTGACCAACCCGGCCGAACTGCCTGATGACCTGCACTGGTCGTTCTGGAAGTCCTACACCACCTGGTTGTCCGGTTTCTTCCTGTTCGCCCTGCTCTACCTGACCAAGCCCGAGTTCTATCTGGTCAACCCCAACAGTCCCTGGGAGTGGGCGGCTCAAATGACCGGCACGCAAGCCAACATCATGGCCATTGCCTTCCTGGTGCTGGGCTGGGTGGTCTATAACGGCCTGTGCCGCCTGATCAGCCCCAACATGAACCGCGACGGTCTGCTGAGCGTGGCTGTAGCCATCATGATGGTGGCAGTGGCTTACCTGAGCGCCCACATCTTCTCGGGTCGTGCTGCTTTCTTGCTGACTGGCGCTGTGATGGCCACCAGCATGTCGGCCAACGTGTTCTTCTGGATCATTCCCGGCCAGCGCCGCATGGTCAAGGCACTGAAAGCCGGTCAAGCGCCCAACCCTCTGGATGGCAAACGCGGCAAACAGCGTTCGGTACACAATACCTACTTCACGCTGCCTGTTCTGCTGCTGATGCTGAGCAACCACTACTCGTTCACGTATAACAATCCCAATGCGTGGATCATCATGGTGCTGTTCATCTTTGCCGGCGCCCTGATCCGTCAATACTTCGTGCTGATGCACGCTGGCATCAAAAAGCCTGCCTACCCGGCCGCCGGTGTTGTCCTGCTGCTGATCGTGGGTTACCTGGCAGCTCCTGCCAGCCTGAAAGGTGAAGTAGCCAGCGCGCCAGAAGCCGCAAACGGTGCTGAAACCGTCAGCGTTGCCCGTATCCAGGAAATCATGGATGCACGATGTGTTCAGTGTCACGCGGTCAAGCCTAATGCCGACTTCGGCTTTACAGCGGCCCCTGCTGGCATGTTGCTCGACACCATCGACAACACCGTGCTGCACGCCGACCAGGTAAAAACCGTGGTGCACTCCAAGTACATGCCTCTGGGCAATATGACGCAAATGACCGACGAAGAGCGCGCAGCCATTGCCGCCTGGAGCGGTACCCGCGACTAA
- the uraH gene encoding hydroxyisourate hydrolase codes for MGKLSTHVLDTTQGRPASGVRVDLYSIENDQRTLIKTTHTNSDGRCDEPLLQGEAMHTGVFELVFHAGAYFAASGVAVPEPRFVDQVGIRFGIADANANYHVPLVVTPWSWSTYRGS; via the coding sequence ATGGGAAAGCTATCAACCCATGTCCTTGACACGACTCAAGGACGCCCAGCCAGCGGCGTGCGCGTCGATCTTTATTCCATCGAAAACGATCAACGTACTCTGATCAAAACCACTCACACCAATAGCGACGGTCGCTGTGATGAGCCCCTGCTGCAAGGCGAGGCCATGCACACGGGCGTTTTTGAACTGGTTTTCCACGCAGGCGCTTACTTTGCCGCCAGCGGTGTGGCTGTACCCGAGCCACGTTTTGTGGATCAAGTAGGCATTCGTTTCGGTATCGCCGATGCCAACGCCAACTACCACGTCCCCCTGGTCGTGACCCCCTGGTCCTGGTCCACCTATCGCGGCAGCTGA
- the alaS gene encoding alanine--tRNA ligase yields the protein MKTSEIRQKFLSFFESKGHHIVSSASLVPGNDPTLLFTNAGMVQFKDVFTGKETRPYNRATSSQRCVRAGGKHNDLENVGYTARHHTFFEMLGNFSFGDYFKQDAIRYAWELLTTVYKLPAEKLWVTVYQEDDEAYDIWASEIGVPKERIIRIGDKGGVRYNSDNFWQMADTGPCGPCSEIFYDHGADVWGGPPGSPEEDGDRYIEVWNLVFMQFERSADGSMTPLPKPCVDTGMGLERISAVLQHVHSNYEIDLFQSLIQAAARETKTSDLSNNSLKVIADHIRACSFLIIDGVIPSNEGRGYVLRRIIRRALRHGHKLGQKGLFFYRLVQDLGLAMGEAYPELIAQRERIEQVLRQEEERFSETLENGMRILEGALANLPENAKLDGQTLFTLYDTYGFPVDLTADICRERGIEVDLDGFEVAMENQRQMARASGKFKTSEGLSYSGVQTRFDGYTTLEGSGTVTALYVDGTSVQSVAQGQQAVVVLDATPFYAESGGQVGDAGILSDAKGLSFEVQDTQKISNQVFGHQGVLNAGTLTVGQTVNAQVDTERRARVIRNHSATHLMHKALRQVLGGHVQQRGSLVDAEKTRFDFAHDAAMTAEQIAQVEAIVNDQVLANQAVQAQLMSFDDAVSGGAMALFGEKYGDEVRVLDIGFSRELCGGTHVQRTGDIGLFKIVSEGGVAAGVRRVEAITGTNSLHWVQAQERLLNDASASLRTQPEGLVARISALQGQIKDLEREREQMQSKLAASAGQDLLAQAVPLNDSSRLLVATLQGVEAKALREMADQLKNKLQSAVILLSIVADGKVSLVAGVTPDLTSKVKAGDLVGFVASQMGGKGGGRPDMAMGGGTDASVLPQANASVQAWVESKLGA from the coding sequence ATGAAAACCTCAGAAATTCGTCAGAAGTTTCTTTCTTTTTTTGAATCCAAGGGACATCACATCGTTTCCTCGGCTTCGCTGGTGCCAGGCAATGACCCTACCTTGCTGTTCACGAACGCAGGGATGGTGCAGTTCAAAGATGTGTTCACGGGCAAGGAAACCCGCCCCTACAACCGTGCGACCAGCTCTCAGCGCTGTGTTCGTGCCGGTGGCAAACACAATGACCTGGAAAACGTGGGCTACACCGCCCGTCACCACACCTTTTTTGAAATGCTGGGCAACTTCAGCTTTGGCGACTACTTCAAGCAAGACGCCATTCGCTATGCCTGGGAACTGCTGACGACGGTTTACAAGCTGCCTGCAGAAAAACTCTGGGTCACCGTCTACCAGGAAGATGATGAAGCCTACGATATCTGGGCCTCGGAAATTGGGGTGCCCAAAGAGCGCATCATTCGTATCGGTGACAAGGGCGGCGTACGCTACAACTCGGACAACTTCTGGCAGATGGCCGATACCGGTCCCTGTGGCCCTTGCTCGGAAATCTTCTACGACCACGGTGCTGATGTCTGGGGTGGCCCTCCCGGATCGCCTGAAGAAGACGGCGACCGCTACATCGAAGTATGGAACCTGGTGTTCATGCAGTTCGAGCGTTCCGCCGACGGCTCCATGACACCGCTGCCCAAGCCTTGTGTGGACACTGGTATGGGACTGGAGCGTATTTCGGCTGTGCTGCAGCACGTGCACTCCAACTACGAAATCGACCTGTTCCAATCCCTGATTCAGGCCGCCGCACGCGAAACCAAGACCAGCGACCTGAGCAATAACTCGCTCAAGGTGATTGCTGACCACATCCGTGCTTGCAGCTTCCTGATCATTGACGGGGTCATCCCCAGCAATGAAGGCCGTGGCTATGTGCTGCGCCGCATTATTCGTCGTGCCTTGCGTCATGGTCACAAGCTGGGTCAGAAGGGTTTGTTCTTCTACCGCTTGGTACAGGACCTGGGCCTGGCCATGGGCGAAGCCTACCCTGAGCTGATTGCTCAACGCGAACGTATTGAACAAGTACTGCGTCAGGAAGAAGAGCGTTTCAGCGAAACGCTGGAAAACGGCATGCGCATTCTGGAAGGCGCTTTGGCCAACCTGCCAGAGAATGCCAAGCTGGACGGCCAGACGCTGTTCACCTTGTACGACACCTACGGTTTCCCCGTGGACTTGACCGCCGACATCTGCCGCGAGCGTGGCATTGAGGTCGATCTGGACGGTTTTGAAGTTGCCATGGAAAACCAGCGTCAGATGGCACGCGCTTCGGGCAAGTTCAAAACATCCGAAGGCCTGAGCTACTCCGGCGTGCAAACCCGCTTTGATGGTTACACCACCCTGGAAGGCAGCGGCACGGTTACCGCCTTGTATGTGGATGGCACCTCTGTGCAGTCCGTGGCCCAAGGCCAGCAAGCGGTAGTGGTTTTGGATGCCACCCCTTTCTACGCCGAATCCGGTGGTCAGGTGGGTGATGCCGGTATCCTGAGCGATGCCAAGGGCCTGTCCTTTGAAGTGCAGGATACCCAAAAGATTTCCAATCAGGTTTTCGGTCACCAAGGTGTGCTGAACGCTGGCACGCTGACTGTGGGTCAGACTGTTAACGCCCAGGTAGATACCGAGCGTCGTGCGCGTGTGATCCGTAACCACTCGGCCACGCACTTGATGCACAAGGCCTTGCGTCAGGTACTGGGCGGTCACGTGCAACAACGTGGTTCCCTGGTAGACGCTGAAAAAACCCGTTTTGACTTTGCGCACGATGCCGCCATGACAGCCGAGCAAATCGCTCAGGTCGAAGCCATTGTGAACGATCAGGTTCTGGCTAACCAGGCCGTGCAAGCCCAACTGATGTCGTTTGACGACGCCGTCAGTGGCGGTGCCATGGCTTTGTTTGGTGAAAAGTACGGCGACGAAGTGCGCGTACTGGATATTGGTTTCTCGCGCGAGCTGTGCGGTGGTACTCACGTTCAGCGCACGGGCGATATCGGCTTGTTCAAGATTGTCTCGGAAGGCGGTGTAGCCGCTGGCGTGCGCCGTGTTGAAGCCATTACCGGCACCAACAGCCTGCACTGGGTGCAAGCGCAGGAGCGTTTGTTGAACGACGCTTCCGCCAGCCTGCGTACCCAGCCAGAAGGTCTGGTTGCTCGTATCAGCGCCTTGCAAGGTCAGATCAAGGATCTGGAGCGTGAGCGCGAACAAATGCAATCCAAGCTGGCTGCTTCGGCAGGCCAGGATCTGCTGGCTCAAGCCGTACCCTTGAATGACAGCAGCCGTCTGTTGGTGGCCACGCTGCAAGGTGTGGAAGCCAAAGCCTTGCGCGAAATGGCTGATCAGTTGAAGAACAAGCTGCAGTCTGCCGTGATTCTGCTGTCCATTGTGGCCGACGGCAAAGTCAGCCTGGTGGCAGGCGTGACGCCAGACCTGACCTCCAAGGTCAAGGCGGGCGATCTGGTGGGCTTTGTGGCCTCGCAAATGGGCGGGAAGGGCGGTGGTCGTCCTGACATGGCCATGGGCGGCGGTACCGATGCCAGCGTCTTGCCACAGGCCAATGCCTCGGTGCAGGCCTGGGTCGAAAGCAAGTTGGGTGCGTAA
- a CDS encoding D-amino acid dehydrogenase, with protein MKVAVLGSGIIGVSTAWWLSQQGCEVVVVDRGTGPAQETSRANGGQISVSYAEPWANPKMPLKLLKWLLQDDAPLLFRPRLDLRQWRWCLSFLRECLPGRVAPNVRALVAMAEYSRSTLKQLRPSLDFDYRHQEKGIITFYRDAQSLDDSQQMADVMRDMGVDRRIMSVDELVQLEPALASARDQIVGGDYTKDDESGDANQFTCGLAAMAKRAGVEFRFSTQITRLLTTKGRVVGVEVIGADGAYESIQADAFVVAMGSFSPTVLQPLGISCPVYPAKGYSATFPVLVPEGAPTVSLTDKDKKLVFSRLGDSLRVAGTAELSGYSRSLNPARCQALLTQVADLFPSALDFDNVHFWSGLRPATASNVPLIGRSSIPNLYLNTGHGTLGWTMGIGSGRALADLVMGRQPEPEFPFLS; from the coding sequence ATGAAAGTAGCAGTTCTGGGCAGCGGCATTATTGGGGTATCAACTGCCTGGTGGCTCAGCCAGCAAGGTTGTGAGGTGGTGGTCGTGGATCGGGGAACCGGTCCTGCGCAGGAAACCTCACGTGCCAATGGCGGGCAAATCTCGGTGTCGTATGCCGAGCCCTGGGCCAACCCGAAAATGCCGCTCAAACTGCTGAAATGGTTGCTGCAGGACGATGCTCCTTTGCTGTTCCGTCCGCGTCTGGATCTGCGTCAGTGGCGCTGGTGCCTGTCTTTTCTGCGAGAGTGCCTGCCCGGCCGGGTTGCGCCTAATGTGCGTGCCCTGGTGGCGATGGCTGAATACAGCCGCAGCACGCTCAAGCAATTGCGGCCTAGCCTGGACTTTGATTACCGACATCAGGAAAAGGGCATCATCACCTTTTACCGTGATGCGCAAAGTCTGGATGATTCACAGCAAATGGCGGATGTCATGCGCGATATGGGGGTGGACCGGCGCATCATGAGCGTGGACGAACTGGTGCAGCTTGAGCCTGCTCTGGCGTCAGCCCGCGATCAGATTGTGGGTGGTGATTACACCAAGGACGATGAGTCCGGTGATGCCAATCAGTTCACTTGTGGTTTGGCCGCGATGGCCAAGCGCGCCGGGGTGGAGTTTCGCTTTTCCACACAGATCACCCGTTTGCTAACGACCAAGGGCCGAGTCGTGGGAGTCGAGGTGATTGGTGCTGATGGCGCGTACGAGTCTATCCAGGCGGATGCTTTTGTTGTCGCCATGGGCAGTTTCAGCCCCACGGTCTTACAGCCGCTGGGGATTTCTTGCCCCGTTTACCCGGCCAAAGGCTATTCGGCCACCTTCCCTGTACTGGTGCCCGAGGGGGCGCCCACTGTCAGTCTGACCGATAAAGATAAAAAGCTTGTTTTTTCCCGTCTGGGCGATAGCCTGCGGGTGGCTGGAACCGCTGAATTGTCGGGCTATTCCCGCAGTTTGAATCCCGCCCGCTGTCAGGCTTTGTTAACCCAGGTCGCAGATCTGTTCCCAAGCGCATTGGATTTTGATAATGTTCATTTCTGGTCAGGACTGCGTCCTGCCACAGCATCTAATGTCCCACTGATAGGCCGATCTTCCATTCCTAACCTGTACCTGAATACCGGACATGGCACCCTGGGGTGGACCATGGGTATAGGCTCTGGCCGAGCCTTGGCGGACCTGGTCATGGGACGACAACCCGAACCTGAATTTCCTTTTTTATCTTGA
- the rimM gene encoding ribosome maturation factor RimM (Essential for efficient processing of 16S rRNA) has translation MKQSAIPADLVELGRIVSAYGVRGWVKIQPHSMQTKALLNAKTWWLKTPRPESQAGVFASASPRQIQTAKQHGATIVAQFEGLDNRELAQALKGHTVWVSRAAFPKADEDEFYWVDLIGCRFFGEQDGQAESLGEVVEVLDNGAHSILVVHRGSWDAEGVFTPAKDEQGKPLEELVPFVQAIVHTVDMSTRELHSHWAI, from the coding sequence GTGAAGCAATCTGCGATTCCTGCTGACCTTGTTGAGCTCGGTCGTATTGTTTCCGCTTATGGTGTGCGTGGTTGGGTCAAGATCCAGCCGCACTCTATGCAGACCAAGGCGCTACTGAATGCAAAAACGTGGTGGTTAAAAACGCCCCGGCCTGAATCTCAGGCGGGCGTTTTTGCGTCTGCGTCACCCAGACAAATACAAACCGCAAAGCAGCATGGTGCAACCATCGTGGCGCAGTTTGAGGGTCTGGATAATCGAGAGCTGGCTCAAGCTCTCAAGGGGCATACCGTTTGGGTATCCCGTGCCGCTTTCCCCAAAGCGGACGAAGACGAATTTTATTGGGTCGATCTGATCGGCTGCCGTTTCTTTGGCGAGCAGGACGGCCAGGCTGAAAGCCTGGGCGAAGTGGTGGAAGTGCTGGATAACGGCGCGCACTCCATTTTGGTCGTGCATCGTGGCTCCTGGGATGCCGAGGGTGTCTTTACACCTGCAAAGGACGAACAGGGCAAGCCGCTGGAAGAGCTGGTTCCCTTTGTGCAAGCCATTGTGCATACGGTGGATATGTCCACCCGCGAACTGCACAGCCACTGGGCGATTTGA
- a CDS encoding TcpQ domain-containing protein: MRFLARFCVLVMCGLGLSACQTSQGPDGLLADPGTRVFNFDWRLSGDPQVGPMQVFDNGARIWLHFAPEQILPAVLGHRNGQEVLLPLKPLGQFQVIEGLWTELIFRAGRAQAQASLGRKRVHSEGSALLGMEVSDAFSQDRSQQSNPQQAQASRPPLGGSPPSYFPLSGSETRSSEPRSPEESHLLPAQRVPGLVSAHLKEGEPAPAKPLQTQAFQARSEVLSVSVPVVGTESTEQPVFELRIKDRTLRQALVRWAKQAKWVFAPEHWTLEVDFPIKAAARFEGSFESAVAQLFAAAQLNAHPLQACFYSNQVLRVLAWPQACDPSVPPEGQS; this comes from the coding sequence ATGCGTTTTCTTGCCCGTTTCTGCGTGTTGGTGATGTGTGGCCTGGGGCTGTCTGCCTGTCAGACCAGCCAGGGGCCGGATGGTCTGCTGGCCGATCCGGGAACCCGCGTCTTTAATTTTGATTGGCGCTTGTCTGGCGACCCGCAAGTGGGCCCTATGCAGGTCTTTGATAACGGGGCGCGTATCTGGCTGCATTTTGCGCCGGAGCAGATACTGCCCGCAGTGTTGGGACACAGGAATGGGCAGGAAGTACTGCTGCCTTTGAAGCCCTTGGGGCAGTTTCAAGTGATTGAAGGCTTGTGGACGGAGCTGATATTTCGAGCCGGGCGAGCACAGGCGCAGGCCAGTTTAGGGCGCAAGCGTGTCCATAGCGAAGGTTCTGCATTGCTTGGCATGGAGGTATCGGATGCTTTTTCACAGGATCGCAGCCAGCAGAGCAATCCGCAGCAAGCCCAAGCGAGTCGCCCTCCGCTTGGTGGCTCTCCGCCAAGCTACTTTCCATTAAGTGGTTCCGAGACTCGTTCTTCCGAGCCCCGTTCTCCCGAGGAAAGTCATTTGCTTCCTGCACAGCGTGTGCCAGGTCTGGTGTCGGCCCATCTGAAGGAGGGCGAGCCTGCCCCAGCAAAACCATTGCAGACACAGGCTTTTCAAGCTCGTTCAGAGGTGTTGTCGGTATCCGTCCCTGTTGTGGGGACAGAGTCCACTGAGCAGCCTGTTTTTGAGCTGCGAATAAAGGATAGAACTTTAAGGCAGGCCTTGGTCCGATGGGCTAAACAGGCGAAATGGGTTTTTGCGCCAGAGCATTGGACCTTGGAGGTCGATTTCCCTATCAAGGCAGCAGCTCGCTTTGAGGGCAGTTTCGAGTCTGCCGTGGCTCAATTGTTCGCGGCTGCCCAACTGAATGCACATCCTTTGCAGGCCTGTTTTTACTCGAACCAGGTGCTTAGGGTTCTGGCTTGGCCGCAAGCCTGTGATCCTAGCGTGCCACCCGAGGGGCAGTCATGA
- the rpsP gene encoding 30S ribosomal protein S16: protein MVVIRLARGGSKKRPFYNVVAAEASQRRDGRFIERLGFYNPVAGEGHENLRLQMDRVKHFTDNGAQVSPAVARLLKEYSAKVASAA, encoded by the coding sequence ATGGTGGTAATTCGCTTGGCCCGTGGTGGCTCCAAAAAGCGTCCTTTTTACAACGTAGTAGCCGCCGAGGCGAGCCAACGCCGTGATGGTCGCTTCATCGAACGTCTGGGTTTCTACAACCCCGTAGCTGGCGAAGGTCATGAAAACCTGCGTCTGCAAATGGACCGCGTTAAGCACTTCACCGACAACGGTGCTCAGGTTTCGCCTGCTGTGGCTCGCCTGTTGAAAGAATACTCGGCTAAGGTTGCTTCGGCTGCCTAA
- a CDS encoding sulfurtransferase TusA family protein, with the protein MTISETGALPNSDLQVDASGLKCPLPILRAKKALAQLESGQVLQVITTDQHAIQDFQAFCRQTGNELLAQDQQAEKTLHFLRRR; encoded by the coding sequence ATGACGATATCCGAGACCGGCGCTTTGCCCAACAGCGATCTGCAGGTGGATGCAAGCGGGCTGAAATGCCCCTTGCCCATCTTGCGTGCCAAGAAAGCCTTGGCACAGCTGGAATCCGGGCAAGTGTTGCAGGTCATCACGACCGATCAGCACGCCATTCAAGATTTTCAGGCTTTTTGTCGCCAAACTGGCAACGAACTGTTGGCTCAAGACCAGCAAGCCGAAAAAACTCTGCATTTTTTACGCCGTCGTTAA
- a CDS encoding GntR family transcriptional regulator, with amino-acid sequence MADSEVGRVYSQIFDAVVDRRLLPGTKLTEATLCTIFECSRATVRAALAALEHDKIVVIEPNRGAFIWKPTAKQTRDVFELRRDLEALILQKLISYPDLPERLAGLYEMVEREQHAFEHGDRISWLRLSNAFHVMLARCAGNDELTELMHTLCARTTLIIAYHDTPGEQACSFYEHKEILDKLSQGDADGAHLAMHHHLSDCEHRMSEAGDGSAADPWLALSVKR; translated from the coding sequence ATGGCAGATAGCGAGGTCGGGCGTGTTTATAGCCAGATCTTTGATGCGGTCGTTGACCGCCGTCTTTTGCCTGGAACCAAACTGACGGAAGCCACGTTATGCACGATTTTCGAGTGCTCGCGTGCGACCGTTCGTGCGGCGCTGGCTGCCCTCGAACACGACAAGATTGTGGTCATTGAACCCAATCGGGGTGCTTTTATCTGGAAGCCGACGGCCAAGCAGACACGGGACGTGTTTGAACTGCGGCGTGATCTGGAAGCCTTGATTCTGCAAAAACTGATCAGCTACCCGGATCTGCCGGAGCGTCTGGCTGGCCTGTATGAAATGGTGGAGCGTGAACAGCACGCCTTTGAGCATGGTGACCGCATCAGCTGGTTGCGCCTGTCCAATGCGTTTCACGTGATGCTGGCGCGCTGCGCTGGCAATGATGAACTGACCGAGCTGATGCACACCTTGTGCGCCCGCACCACGCTCATCATTGCGTATCACGACACACCGGGCGAACAGGCTTGCTCGTTTTACGAGCACAAAGAGATTTTGGACAAGCTTAGTCAGGGCGACGCCGACGGCGCGCATCTGGCTATGCATCATCACTTAAGTGATTGTGAACATCGCATGAGCGAAGCGGGTGATGGCAGTGCTGCTGATCCTTGGCTGGCCCTCAGCGTAAAACGCTAA
- the puuE gene encoding allantoinase PuuE: protein MSLSKYPRDLIGYGKNVPHAQWPDRARIAVQFVLNYEEGGENCVLHGDPGSEQFLSEIIGAAAYPDRHLSMESIYEYGSRAGVWRILKEFEKRGLPMTVFGVGMALERHPELAQEFVRLGHEIACHGYRWIHYQNVSEEVEREHMRQCVKVLTDLLGHHPEGWYTGRDSPNTLRLVAEEGQFLYSSDYYGDDLPFWAEVPMSDNSVKPQLIVPYTLDSNDMRFAAPQGFNTGDHFFSYLKDAFDVLYEEGEEAPKMLSIGLHCRLIGRPGRFRALQRFLDYVQSHERVWVCRRVDIARHWAEHHPYQPKA, encoded by the coding sequence ATGTCCTTGAGTAAGTACCCTCGTGACCTGATCGGTTACGGTAAAAACGTGCCCCATGCACAATGGCCTGATCGGGCGCGCATTGCGGTGCAGTTTGTCTTGAACTATGAAGAAGGCGGCGAGAACTGCGTTCTGCACGGTGATCCGGGCTCTGAACAGTTCCTGTCCGAAATCATTGGTGCAGCGGCTTACCCGGACCGTCACCTGTCCATGGAATCCATTTACGAATACGGTTCGCGTGCCGGTGTCTGGCGGATTCTGAAAGAGTTTGAAAAGCGCGGCCTGCCCATGACCGTGTTTGGTGTGGGCATGGCGCTGGAGCGTCACCCCGAGCTGGCACAAGAATTTGTGCGTTTGGGTCACGAGATTGCCTGCCACGGTTACCGCTGGATTCACTACCAGAACGTGTCCGAAGAAGTTGAGCGCGAACACATGCGCCAGTGCGTGAAAGTGCTGACGGACTTGCTGGGCCACCACCCCGAAGGCTGGTACACCGGCCGTGACAGCCCGAACACCTTGCGTCTGGTGGCTGAAGAAGGCCAGTTCCTGTACAGCTCCGACTACTACGGTGACGACCTGCCTTTCTGGGCCGAAGTCCCGATGAGCGACAACAGCGTCAAACCTCAGTTGATCGTGCCCTACACCCTGGACAGTAACGACATGCGCTTTGCCGCTCCTCAGGGCTTCAACACAGGCGATCATTTCTTCTCTTACCTGAAAGACGCGTTTGACGTGTTGTACGAGGAAGGTGAAGAAGCGCCCAAGATGCTGTCCATCGGTTTGCATTGCCGCCTGATCGGCCGTCCTGGCCGCTTCCGTGCCTTGCAACGCTTCCTGGATTACGTGCAATCGCATGAGCGCGTCTGGGTATGTCGTCGTGTGGATATTGCTCGCCACTGGGCCGAGCATCATCCCTACCAGCCCAAGGCCTGA
- a CDS encoding extracellular solute-binding protein, producing MKRGVMALAMAAGGSAALLFGSTALAAVDIQVWTALNSHNQDEFESLVRDFNRSQKDVKVTVKAHDTEASLDQAMQAGKDLPNLVQLGEMSGLDEVADRSYILPMYTLLAREKMDNVSWFLASNSFVRNGRGQLQGFPYMAEIPVMYYNLDAFDKAKIEPAVPSRVWLDLQAQLVDLANKGSRRCPLTSDQSVSINLENLAAVNNQIYGLAPGAKVKGKVGFDFDVMYIRHLSMMISWVKSELLVKPGTLPESPQRFAKGECAVMFSNSGHIGEYSDTRGLKYAVTGLPYYPEVTQTPGKPFVTGSALWAVKGHNAEQNQASARFISWLAQPENASRWYQKTGFLPVSREAFNATGSDYYKDKGDWMHLVGAYSSGASGTAKGNFRNYRQIRAVFNQSLESALDGQQPAMTALRTAATEANRLVAQKGR from the coding sequence TTGAAACGTGGTGTTATGGCTTTGGCGATGGCAGCGGGTGGCTCAGCCGCTTTGCTGTTCGGGTCCACCGCCCTGGCAGCCGTTGATATTCAGGTCTGGACCGCTTTGAACTCGCACAATCAGGACGAGTTTGAAAGCTTGGTTCGGGATTTCAATCGTAGCCAGAAAGACGTCAAAGTGACGGTCAAGGCGCATGATACGGAAGCCTCTTTGGATCAGGCCATGCAAGCGGGCAAAGACTTGCCCAATCTGGTGCAGTTAGGCGAGATGTCCGGTCTGGACGAGGTCGCTGATCGCTCCTATATCTTGCCTATGTACACCTTGCTGGCTCGGGAAAAAATGGACAATGTGTCCTGGTTCCTGGCCTCGAACTCCTTTGTGCGCAATGGCCGTGGCCAATTGCAGGGCTTTCCTTACATGGCCGAAATTCCGGTCATGTATTACAACCTGGACGCCTTTGATAAAGCCAAGATCGAACCTGCGGTGCCCAGCCGTGTCTGGCTGGATCTGCAGGCCCAACTGGTCGATCTGGCCAATAAAGGCTCGCGCCGTTGTCCGTTGACCTCGGATCAGTCTGTCTCCATCAACCTGGAGAACCTGGCCGCGGTCAATAACCAGATTTACGGTCTGGCACCTGGCGCCAAGGTCAAAGGCAAAGTGGGCTTTGACTTTGACGTGATGTACATCCGTCACCTGTCCATGATGATCAGCTGGGTGAAATCCGAGCTGCTGGTCAAGCCTGGCACCTTGCCTGAGTCGCCCCAGCGTTTTGCCAAGGGCGAATGTGCCGTCATGTTCTCCAACTCCGGCCATATTGGTGAATACAGTGACACGCGCGGCCTGAAATACGCTGTGACCGGTCTGCCTTACTATCCTGAAGTCACCCAGACCCCCGGCAAACCCTTTGTGACGGGTTCGGCACTGTGGGCGGTGAAGGGTCATAACGCTGAACAGAATCAGGCTTCGGCCCGCTTCATCAGCTGGTTGGCTCAGCCAGAGAACGCATCGCGCTGGTATCAGAAAACAGGCTTCTTGCCTGTCAGCCGCGAAGCCTTCAATGCGACGGGTAGCGACTACTACAAGGACAAGGGCGACTGGATGCACCTGGTTGGTGCGTACAGCAGCGGTGCTTCGGGTACAGCCAAGGGCAATTTCCGTAACTACCGTCAGATTCGCGCCGTGTTCAACCAGAGCCTGGAAAGCGCGCTGGACGGTCAGCAACCTGCCATGACGGCATTGCGTACGGCCGCTACGGAAGCCAACCGTTTGGTGGCTCAGAAAGGACGCTGA